One Cucurbita pepo subsp. pepo cultivar mu-cu-16 chromosome LG11, ASM280686v2, whole genome shotgun sequence DNA window includes the following coding sequences:
- the LOC111805853 gene encoding zinc finger protein ZAT10-like produces MPLQALNSPFHFHDVPFLHPLKPWAKRKRSRRPPLHASPSEEEYLALCLIMLARGDPRSLLEPAVATKSAFKCPLCDKVFSSYQALGGHKTSHRKPAACDDQCMSISSATSTISNSGGRAHVRNVCHKSLPTGQALGRHKRCYYEDGADATANRQSYNGMTLTSSEEVGSTHIVSHSHRNFDLNIPALPILLPKPSFPGDEEVESPLPMKKPRFLWLPEPEISLNLDDPFPDWGRGIRIKIQN; encoded by the coding sequence ATGCCACTCCAAGCTCTCAATTCCCCCTTCCATTTCCATGACGTCCCCTTCCTCCACCCCCTCAAGCCCTGGGCCAAGCGCAAGCGTTCCCGCCGCCCACCTCTTCACGCTTCTCCTTCCGAAGAAGAGTATCTTGCTCTCTGTCTCATCATGCTCGCCCGCGGCGACCCCCGTTCCCTGCTTGAGCCTGCCGTCGCCACCAAGTCCGCCTTCAAGTGTCCTCTTTGCGACAAGGTCTTTTCCTCTTACCAGGCTCTGGGTGGTCACAAGACTAGCCACCGGAAACCGGCTGCTTGTGACGACCAGTGCATGTCGATCTCCAGTGCTACGTCCACCATCTCTAACTCTGGTGGAAGGGCACATGTCCGTAATGTTTGTCACAAGTCGCTCCCCACCGGCCAGGCCTTGGGTCGCCACAAGCGCTGCTACTACGAAGATGGTGCCGACGCCACTGCGAATCGCCAGAGCTACAACGGGATGACGTTGACATCGTCGGAGGAAGTAGGTTCGACCCACATCGTCAGCCATAGCCACCGAAACTTCGACCTGAACATCCCGGCGTTGCCGATTCTGTTGCCGAAGCCTTCCTTCCCTGGCGACGAGGAGGTGGAGAGTCCTCTGCCGATGAAGAAGCCTCGGTTTCTCTGGCTGCCGGAACCGGAGATCTCGCTGAATTTGGACGATCCTTTCCCGGATTGGGGAAGAGGGAttagaatcaaaattcaaaattag
- the LOC111805011 gene encoding QWRF motif-containing protein 2-like encodes MVASVSTTLNPKSVAQSQRVPHSHNPTRPPLLPSDPDNGAVARRPKSREVTSRYLSSSTSSNSASVLRRCLSPSVSGTSTSATVLTPMPPSIRRSEFMERTQIGTPHPNSLDFRFVHGNGRGEMTAAQKLLFNSTRSLSASFQGESFPLQASKAKPARAPGIRKGMSEQRKTTTPTKGTGGGGDQTENMKPVDQQRWHGSHRQANCMSRSLDCMDERKKVAGGSGNVVRALQNSFVEDRSPFDGRLGSDSGNLESERAVEPLAEGTSDNSSDVSSKHLPSDSESVSSSCSSGTQEGGAGKGQRGPRVVVVQARVWQETNNRLRRQPEPGSPLSKNVGAKSKVPSKVNIPKKHSIDSPASSPRQVANNNLGHSSPVRSPIGPASPSKLLASSISSPSKGSPSHLRCSVTNGFSNYWSSTPSALSFANDVRRGKMWDSRMVDAHSLKILYNRLLQWRFVNARADVTSSVQSLNAEKNIFSAWNGISKLRESVLAKRHELQLLQHKLRLASILKSQMTCLDELDLLDQDFSSSLSGITEALEARTLRLPVDDGAKAEVQDVKEAISSAVDVMQAMAPSLSLWLSKVGDVNSVVSKLADVNAHERALLDQCNDLLSTASSMQVKEFSLRTHILQLERISA; translated from the exons ATGGTTGCTTCTGTATCGACGACGTTGAATCCTAAATCCGTGGCCCAGTCTCAGAGAGTGCCTCACTCTCATAATCCTACGAGGCCGCCTTTGTTACCTTCCGATCCCGACAATGGTGCCGTCGCTCGACGGCCCAAATCCCGGGAAGTCACTTCTCGGTATTTATCGTCTTCCACTTCCTCTAATTCTGCATCGGTCCTGAGACGATGCCTCTCCCCTTCGGTTTCCGGTACATCTACTTCGGCGACTGTTCTGACTCCGATGCCGCCGTCTATCAGGCGGTCGGAATTCATGGAGAGGACGCAGATAGGGACTCCCCATCCTAATTCGTTGGATTTCAGATTTGTTCATGGTAATGGTAGGGGCGAGATGACGGCGGCTCAGAAGCTGTTGTTCAATTCGACACGGAGCCTATCGGCCTCTTTCCAAGGCGAATCGTTTCCATTGCAGGCTAGTAAGGCAAAGCCCGCGCGGGCTCCTGGTATTCGGAAGGGTATGTCGGAGCAGAGAAAAACAACCACACCAACAAAAGGTACTGGTGGCGGCGGCGATCAGACCGAGAATATGAAGCCAGTAGATCAGCAGCGGTGGCACGGTAGTCACCGGCAGGCGAATTGTATGAGCAGGAGTTTGGATTGTATGGATGAACGGAAGAAGGTCGCTGGTGGGTCTGGGAATGTTGTTAGAGCGCTGCAGAATTCGTTTGTCGAAGACAGATCTCCATTTGACGGAAGACTTGGTTCTGATTCTGGAAATTTAGAGTCGGAGAGGGCGGTAGAGCCTCTTGCTGAAGGAACTTCAGACAATAGTTCAGACGTTTCATCCAAACACCTTCCTTCTGATTCTGAGAGCGTGTCTTCTAGTTGTTCTTCGGGAACGCAGGAGGGTGGTGCCGGGAAAGGACAGCGTGGCCCTCGAGTAGTCGTGGTACAGGCGAGAGTATGGCAAGAGACTAACAACCGGTTGCGAAGGCAACCAGAGCCGGGTTCCCCATTATCTAAGAACGTTGGAGCAAAAAGTAAAGTACCTTCGAAAGTAAATATTCCCAAGAAGCATTCAATTGATAGTCCAGCATCATCTCCTCGCCAGGTTGCTAACAACAACCTGGGGCATTCATCTCCTGTTCGAAGTCCGATTGGTCCTGCATCTCCAAGTAAGCTTTTGgcgtcatccatatcatcacCTTCAAAAGGAAGTCCATCTCATTTAAGATGCTCAGTGACAAATGGGTTCAGTAATTACTGGAGCAGCACACCATCTGCTTTGAGTTTTGCTAATGATGTACGGAGGGGGAAAATGTGGGATAGCAGGATGGTTGATGCACATTCGTTGAAGATTTTGTACAATAGGCTTTTGCAGTGGCGTTTTGTCAATGCTAGAGCAGATGTCACTTCTTCTGTCCAGAGCCTGAATGCCGAG AAAAACATCTTCAGTGCTTGGAATGGTATTTCAAAACTGCGTGAATCTGTTCTAGCCAAAAGACACGAGTTGCAATTATTACAGCACAAACTGAGGCTGGCTTCTATCCTCAAGTCTCAA ATGACATGTTTGGACGAGTTGGATCTTCTGGATCAAGACTTCTCCAGCTCTCTGTCAGGTATTACAGAAGCTTTGGAAGCTAGAACCCTCCGCTTGCCAGTTGATGATGGGGCAAAG GCGGAAGTCCAGGATGTTAAGGAAGCTATTTCTTCAGCAGTTGATGTGATGCAAGCAATGGCCCCATCCTTAAGCTTATGGCTATCAAAG GTTGGAGATGTGAATTCTGTGGTATCAAAACTTGCAGATGTTAATGCACATGAGCGTGCATTGCTTGACCAGTGCAACGATCTATTATCTACAGCATCTTCCATGCAG GTAAAAGAATTCAGCTTGAGAACACACATATTGCAACTAGAACGCATATCAGCTTAA
- the LOC111806195 gene encoding PXMP2/4 family protein 3-like isoform X2: protein MMSSLRRRCGWLLRPVVAHIDTTTKASVSAKIRWRSYFSFGSSPMRFRVRESKVPCPTILETIRYRFFSSVSASKSRIGFVGWYMRKLDTHPFITKSITSSLIYAASDLTSQMITMPSPGSFDLIRTTRMTAYGLLILGPSQHLWFNFMSTISPTRDLLSTFKKMFLGQAVYGPIITSVFFSYNASLLGESGREIAARLNRDLLPTMLNGLLYWPVCDFLTYKFVPVHLQPLINSSFQYVWTIYLTYMASLKAVDIN from the exons ATGATGAGTAGCTTGCGTCGGCGTTGTGGCTGGCTTCTGCGGCCGGTCGTTGCCCATATCGATACAACCACCAAAGCTTCTGTCTCTGCTAAGATTCGGTGGAGGTCGTATTTCAGTTTCGGGTCATCTCCAATGAGATTCAGAGTCAGAGAAAGTAAAGTTCCTTGCCCAACTATCTTGGAAACTATTCGGTATCGATTCTTTTCCTCAGTTTCTGCATCGAAATCCAGGATTGGATTTGTTGGATGGTACATGAGGAAACTCGACACTCACCCGTTTATCACTAAAAGTATCACTTCTTCGCTCATTTATGCGGCTTCTGACTTAACCTCTCAG ATGATTACAATGCCATCTCCTGGCTCTTTTGACTTAATAAGAACAACACGGATGACTGCTTATGGATTGTTGATATTGGGGCCATCCCAGCATTTGTGGTTTAATTTCATGTCTACAATCTCACCAACACGAGATTTATTGTCAACTTTCAAGAAGATGTTTCTGGGGCAGGCTGTGTATGGACCTATTATTacctctgttttcttctcctaCAATGCATCGTTGCTAG gTGAAAGTGGCCGTGAGATTGCTGCTAGATTAAACCGCGATTTGCTTCCAACAATGTTAAATGGGCTGTTGTATTGGCCAGTCTGCGATTTCCTCACATACAAATTTGTCCCCGTTCATCTACAG CCATTGATAAACAGTTCGTTTCAATATGTGTGGACCATTTATCTGACATACATGGCAAGCTTAAAAGCAGTTGATATCAATTGA
- the LOC111806195 gene encoding uncharacterized protein LOC111806195 isoform X1, with the protein MMSSLRRRCGWLLRPVVAHIDTTTKASVSAKIRWRSYFSFGSSPMRFRVRESKVPCPTILETIRYRFFSSVSASKSRIGFVGWYMRKLDTHPFITKSITSSLIYAASDLTSQGWIRMSSFLGLFYLSLTSCSLYFMAIDEFGSLVQLSSVFYYTPHGGSYTLRNLPSYILLFWFISSSNCLVYLNCVQMITMPSPGSFDLIRTTRMTAYGLLILGPSQHLWFNFMSTISPTRDLLSTFKKMFLGQAVYGPIITSVFFSYNASLLGESGREIAARLNRDLLPTMLNGLLYWPVCDFLTYKFVPVHLQPLINSSFQYVWTIYLTYMASLKAVDIN; encoded by the exons ATGATGAGTAGCTTGCGTCGGCGTTGTGGCTGGCTTCTGCGGCCGGTCGTTGCCCATATCGATACAACCACCAAAGCTTCTGTCTCTGCTAAGATTCGGTGGAGGTCGTATTTCAGTTTCGGGTCATCTCCAATGAGATTCAGAGTCAGAGAAAGTAAAGTTCCTTGCCCAACTATCTTGGAAACTATTCGGTATCGATTCTTTTCCTCAGTTTCTGCATCGAAATCCAGGATTGGATTTGTTGGATGGTACATGAGGAAACTCGACACTCACCCGTTTATCACTAAAAGTATCACTTCTTCGCTCATTTATGCGGCTTCTGACTTAACCTCTCAG GGATGGATAAGGATGTCTTCTTTTCTGGGCCTTTTCTACTTATCCTTAACCTCTTGTTCCTTGTATTTCATGGCCATTGATGAATTTGGTTCACTTGTTCAACTTTCTTCAGTTTTCTACTACACCCCTCATGGAGGCAGCTACACCCTTCGCAATTTACCTTCTTATATCCTCTTGTTCTGGTTTATTTCGTCTTCTAATTGTTTGGTTTACTTAAATTGTGTTCAGATGATTACAATGCCATCTCCTGGCTCTTTTGACTTAATAAGAACAACACGGATGACTGCTTATGGATTGTTGATATTGGGGCCATCCCAGCATTTGTGGTTTAATTTCATGTCTACAATCTCACCAACACGAGATTTATTGTCAACTTTCAAGAAGATGTTTCTGGGGCAGGCTGTGTATGGACCTATTATTacctctgttttcttctcctaCAATGCATCGTTGCTAG gTGAAAGTGGCCGTGAGATTGCTGCTAGATTAAACCGCGATTTGCTTCCAACAATGTTAAATGGGCTGTTGTATTGGCCAGTCTGCGATTTCCTCACATACAAATTTGTCCCCGTTCATCTACAG CCATTGATAAACAGTTCGTTTCAATATGTGTGGACCATTTATCTGACATACATGGCAAGCTTAAAAGCAGTTGATATCAATTGA
- the LOC111805059 gene encoding subtilisin-like protease SBT1.7 has protein sequence MIGMDPLTTIQTKSLKNYYLAKGSSPPPKKTKSLKKKMKIQTCRVSQWFLLFLISSCSCSFVAAQKSSQQVKKQTYIIHMDRTNMPQVFDDHFQWYDSSLKSVSDSAQTLYYYNTVVHGFSTRLTVEEAKLIEKQQGILAVIPELKYDLHTTRTPEFLGLEKSVSFFPASVKVGEVIVGVLDTGVCPELESFDDTGLGPVPVSWKGECEVGKNFTSSSCNRKLIGARYFSKGYEAAFGAIDESQESKSPRDDDGHGSHTSTTAAGSAVTGASLFGFAEGTAKGMAAEARVATYKVCWLGGCFGSDILAAMDKAIEDGVNVLSLSLGGSSPDYYRDNVAIGAFSATAQGVFVSCSAGNGGPSSGSLSNVAPWITTVGAGTLDRDFPVYVTLGNGKKFTGQSLYNGKPLSDSLIPIVYAAHASNSTSGSLCLTSTLNPAKVAGKIVVCDRGGNSRVQKGLVVKDAGGAGMILANTETYGEEQLADAHLLPAVAVGQKTGDAIKSYISTNANPTATISAGTTRLGVQPSPLVAAFSSRGPNLLTPQILKPDLIAPGVNILAGWTSGVGPTGLDSDKRHVAFNIISGTSMSCPHISGLAALLKAAHPDWSPAAIRSALMTTAYSTYKTGEAIQDVSSGLPSTPFDIGAGHVNPTAALDPGLVYDATIEDYFAFLCALNYSSFQIKVISKKDFTCSGNKNYKLEDLNYPSFAVALETPSTKGGAEGTAPTTVKYTRTLTNKGAPSTYKVSVTSKSPSVKIMVEPESLSFAKPNEQKSYTVTFVASAMPSGSESFARLEWSDGKHNVGSPIAFTWT, from the coding sequence ATGATTGGAATGGACCCACTAACCACAATACAGACGAAGAGTTTGAAGAACTATTATTTAGCTAAAGGCTCTTCTCCTCCTccgaaaaaaacaaagagtttgaagaagaagatgaagattcAAACTTGCAGAGTTTCGCAAtggtttcttttgtttttgatttcATCCTGTTCCTGCTCGTTTGTAGCAGCACAGAAGAGCAGTCAGCAGGTGAAGAAGCAGACTTACATAATTCATATGGACAGAACCAATATGCCACAAGTCTTTGATGATCATTTCCAGTGGTATGATTCTTCTTTGAAGTCAGTTTCTGATTCAGCCCAAACGCTTTATTACTACAACACAGTGGTTCATGGCTTCTCCACAAGATTGACAGTGGAGGAGGCTAAGCTGATAGAGAAGCAACAAGGAATTCTGGCTGTCATACCGGAACTGAAATACGACCTCCATACCACACGGACGCCTGAGTTTCTTGGACTTGAGAAGAGCGTCTCTTTCTTCCCGGCGTCGGTGAAGGTCGGCGAAGTGATCGTTGGAGTTCTCGACACCGGTGTATGCCCTGAATTGGAGAGCTTCGATGATACAGGGCTAGGGCCGGTGCCTGTAAGCTGGAAAGGGGAGTGCGAAGTGGGTAAAAACTTCACCTCATCTAGTTGTAACAGGAAATTGATCGGAGCCAGGTACTTTTCAAAGGGCTATGAAGCGGCATTTGGTGCAATTGACGAATCCCAAGAGTCCAAATCGCCGAGGGATGACGATGGACACGGAAGTCACACTTCAACAACCGCTGCTGGATCTGCCGTGACCGGAGCAAGCCTCTTTGGTTTCGCTGAAGGAACTGCAAAAGGTATGGCGGCTGAAGCTCGGGTTGCAACATATAAGGTATGTTGGCTTGGAGGGTGTTTCGGCTCTGACATTTTAGCTGCCATGGATAAGGCCATTGAAGATGGTGTCAATGTTCTATCCTTGTCGCTTGGTGGATCTTCCCCTGATTACTACAGAGACAATGTTGCCATTGGCGCCTTCTCTGCTACGGCTCAGGGAGTTTTTGTGTCATGTTCTGCTGGAAATGGTGGGCCATCATCAGGTAGTTTGTCCAACGTTGCGCCGTGGATAACCACTGTTGGCGCTGGGACTCTGGACAGAGACTTCCCTGTATATGTTACTCTTGGAAATGGGAAGAAGTTTACAGGGCAGTCGCTCTACAATGGAAAGCCCTTGTCAGACTCTTTAATACCAATTGTATATGCAGCCCATGCGAGTAATTCAACCAGTGGCAGCCTTTGTTTGACCAGTACTCTGAATCCGGCGAAGGTGGCCGGAAAAATAGTCGTCTGTGACAGAGGAGGGAACTCTCGAGTTCAGAAAGGGTTGGTGGTAAAAGACGCCGGCGGTGCAGGGATGATTCTGGCCAACACTGAAACATACGGCGAGGAACAATTAGCCGATGCACATCTCTTGCCGGCGGTAGCCGTTGGCCAGAAAACGGGCGACGCAATAAAGAGCTACATCTCCACCAACGCTAATCCAACAGCAACAATCAGCGCCGGCACCACAAGATTGGGAGTTCAACCATCGCCGTTGGTGGCCGCATTCAGTTCTCGAGGCCCGAATCTCCTTACTCCGCAGATTCTCAAACCCGATCTAATAGCACCGGGAGTGAACATTCTGGCTGGATGGACCAGCGGCGTCGGACCAACAGGCTTAGACAGTGATAAGCGACATGTGGCCTTCAACATCATCTCTGGCACATCAATGTCGTGCCCTCACATTAGCGGATTAGCCGCTCTTCTAAAAGCCGCTCATCCAGATTGGAGCCCAGCCGCCATTAGATCTGCTCTAATGACCACAGCTTACTCAACATACAAAACCGGCGAAGCAATTCAAGACGTATCCAGCGGATTACCATCGACGCCGTTCGATATCGGAGCCGGACATGTGAATCCAACGGCCGCCCTCGATCCCGGCCTCGTTTACGATGCCACCATTGAGGACTACTTCGCCTTCCTCTGCGCCCTAAACTACAGCTCATTTCAAATCAAAGTAATCAGCAAGAAAGACTTCACCTGCAGTGGGAACAAGAACTACAAATTGGAGGATCTCAACTACCCGTCATTTGCCGTTGCATTAGAGACCCCTTCCACCAAAGGCGGCGCCGAAGGCACCGCACCAACCACCGTAAAATATACAAGGACTCTGACCAACAAGGGTGCCCCATCGACGTATAAGGTCTCTGTAACGTCGAAAAGCCCGTCGGTGAAGATTATGGTTGAACCAGAATCATTGAGTTTTGCGAAGCCCAATGAGCAGAAGAGTTACACGGTAACATTCGTTGCTTCTGCAATGCCGTCGGGGTCTGAGAGCTTTGCTCGTCTGGAATGGTCGGATGGGAAACACAATGTGGGCAGCCCCATTGCCTTTACCTGGACTTGA